One Primulina eburnea isolate SZY01 chromosome 4, ASM2296580v1, whole genome shotgun sequence genomic window, ATGCTACTCTGGCAGAGTGCTAGCTATAACCGAATCAAATGTTATGAACGCTAGAAAGTGAAATTTACCAAGTAAAGAGTTTACTAATTTGTATGTTAATTACATTCATGTGTAATGTATAGCATGAGTTATAATTGTAAGAATTGCACAAATTAAACTTTACTTCCTGGAAACCTTCTTGTTAGAAGGTTCATTTATTAATACATGTTGGGCACAGTTTGGTGCAGACTCATTATCCATGTTTTCATCAAGGGTTTCTACGATTATTTGAATCGAAGATAATTATGTTATTCATATATTCCAATTTAGTACCCACATGACATAAATCATATGTTATCTAATGTAAAGAAACCAAATGGTACCTTTATTGAACGGTGTACATTTTACTTGTTGGAGTTGTTACCTAAGTTGCTATTTTGTTGGCCTTGATTATATGCAAAAGGTTCAACCTGTCTAACACGCATTTATaatggcaaaaaaaaaaaggaaaatcgGTACTTAAGCACTGTTTGATGTGAAAACTAAAACATTGATTATTTcaacatttttatttaattcgaCTTTTGACACGAGTTACATATCCTATTGTTATCTATATAATTTGATATCTCCATATtatacattatttattatttcatcTAAGAACCAAATGATGCGTAATGATAAATCTTGAAGCAAGTCAACAACAGCTAATATTGACCATCACCTTTAAGCAGAAGTTGAAACTCTAAAACACTAACGTTGGGGGTAATTGAAGCtactataaaaaataaaaaaaaaaacattgattTCATAAATACCTCTTAACAAAATTAGGATCAAAGTAAATCACAAAACACATGGCAAAAATTCAAGACCTATATTAGGTGGACGCAGTATCAAGAAAAATAGTTAGTTACAGGTAATCCAACTTGTAGAGATCACagcaaaacatatttatttacAGGGTACACAGCATTGTTCCAGACTTTCAATCAGAAAAGAAGCTACAAAAGTAAGAAAATGCTATAAAAAGATAGCTTCTTGGCTGGTTGCAGAACAGTTTATATAACCCGAGTTCTCACACGATGCGTTATCATTATCTCGACCAAGTTGTTTGTAAATTTTCTAGTGCACGATCATTCACTTCAATTTAGAAATAGGCGAGGCTTAGCTTGGATACATAAAGGtctggaaaaattaaaaaaaaatactggTATCACGTTAGGATGATCAACGTAGTTACATAGTGGTGTAAGTGCACCTAAGATTCAAGTTTTGCAAGGCGAGACACTCTCTCTATTTCCTTAATTATTAGTTCCTTTTCCTCTTCAAATTGGTCATCTTCGGCACCTGCAATAACACCAACACATTTAGCAGGCAAATGATGTAGAGATGATTGTTAATTGGAGGTGATTTATCTGTTTACAACAGAATCTGACTTAAGTCTCTGTACATAGTCTTGATTTGTGGCAGTTATTCAACAAGTTCAAACTTTTGACTGACTTGTGTGTACCTTTGCCAACAGAGAGATTGTGGAGCAGCTCTAGCAGCCTTTCATGGTTCTTCGCAAGGATAACTTTAACATCGCGTGGTTTGTTTGGGTTAGCTACAAAAACCTGCAGATAGAATAAGaagattaataaaaaatttcacgGAACCAAATGAGATTATTGTATATGTACAGAGGTTTTTCCAGGTCAGGTACAAAAACCTGAAAAGACTCTCATTGAAATATCATTTTCCTAGAATCTCGACCAAGACATATGAAAATTGTTAGAGCAACAAGTATTGAACTCATTTAAGTCCGCTGAACGAATTCGAGTTTTGTTAGATATCCCACATTGGTAGGATTGAGTATGAACTTGGACAACTCTTCTCTTTTAGCTAGTTTTTGggattgagttaggtccaacTCTCCATATTCACATGGTATTAGAGCTCAAGCCCACCGTTATATGTTGGACTATGGGTCATCTGACAATGTATCATAAACTTCACACTCTAAGGCACTGTTTGGTACACGGGATAAGGatgggattgataaataatccgcCTTATCCCACGTTTGgtatgtttttaaaaaacccatgatattgataaatacatttttagaaggataaaacaTCCTTAGTAAGAGGTGTGAtagttttaatttaatgataaaatatactACAAATTACTTAATTACCcccatttatttaaatgcatttaagttaatgttaaatgtttattaaatacatacatatatacaaatatatatacatatatacacacacaaataGTTACTAGGTCCCTTCGATATGAAAaggattataaaaaaataaagaaaaaggcaaaaatcaaatttgaccgATGATCAACTTTGAAAAACGAAAAGAAATTGTTTAAATAATTTCCAAAATAAGACAAAAGAAACGAAAATTATTCTTTaggaccatatatatatatatagcgtaatttaagaattgagatatgcaattacaagatcttgataacaatgaaatataagtttttgtgataaggttaattttgtcattacatgtcaatatataaatttaatcactcttttaaaatcataccaacattcaacatattatcttatcattatatttatcCTTGATTTATCCTTATACTGTATATCCCTTACTTATCATATCCTATGTACCAAACTGTGCCTAAATGTTCATTTTCTGTGCGAAGGTGTATTagatgtcccacatcggttgaatTAAGTCCTTGATAATTGTTACAAATATTTGGACAATCCTCTCATTTTGAGTTTTTTAGGTTGAATTAGGTCCCAGTGTCAATCTTGACAAGTTTCAATCCAGATGCTTTAAATTTAAAGGATCCCAAAGCCAGAACTTGCAAagaaaactaagtacttgagaaAATTGCGAGTGAGAAAATATAATGTGCTTATTACCTTGAAAATATGAAAGGCGGATATTTGTATGTTTTTGCTTGAATCCTGTACAGAAATTCAGTCGAAAAAATATTAGATAATGGCTCTTTTCCAATAACATCTGTCTCTAAGCTTAGGGCACGTAATCAAAAAACGATTTTAATATTCACTAGCTTGGGGTGTTATAAATTGGTAAAGAATTTTCAATTATCATACCTAGAATTTTTAATAAGAGGGCCATACACTCTATAGGCTTTGTAAGGTTGTAAATGATTGTGAAGAACTAGAAGCTGAACAAACACAcccttcaaatatttttttttcctttctggATTATATGTAACCAAGGGTAAaaatgaatcaagttcaacctgtGACCTTTTGAACTGGATCAAATATTATTTGATATATTTGATCTGTGTTCGCAATTATTGAATTCTATATCAAATCTGAGTCGATATTATTTTCTTCGAGAGCTCGTTGACTTGGACATATTTATTAATAGCTtataaatgcatttaaaatcaatcgAGCTCAAAAATTCAAGCTGCGCATGGAAATTGTGTTTACTAAAATTCGATAATTAAGTTTGAATCAAAAGAATCGAACTTTAAATCAAACTCTAAGACACGCTAAActcaattttaaaatagtttgaTTTTAGAACCATGAGCCAACTAAAAAAATTCGAGCTCAAGTTTGAATTCAACAAAAGGGGTAATACTCACCCTACTCGATTAGCACCCCTATTTACGGCTAAACAACTTAAATTAATTGTAACAATTCAAAGTTAACTGCCAGAAAGCTTGAAATATCCCTTGATGGTCAGAGGTATCTGATGATTTATGTCTGCTCACTATCCAGAAatatttcaaataataattataatactcTCTCTCTCCGTCCCAAATATATAAACTTTTCGTTTTACACAGATTAAGAAAATCATAGGAAAAACAAAGTTTTACACACTAACTTGCTATTTTATCCTTATTTATCTCATTAAAGAAATGGTTGCACGTCTTTCCAAGACTTAATTAATAGAGATATGTTAgtaaaaaacaagaaaaatgataCTACATGTAGAAACTGGACAATATGGTTTGGACAACCAAAAAAAGAATGCAGCTTATATTTTGGGACAAAGAGAGTAATACTACAGGCACATGTACTTGAGGGTAAAGTCATGCCAAAAGTAGTAAGGCAGGTAACCATATTCCGCAGAGCAAATAGCATAGTTTCTTTATGCAACTATAATTCTTAATCATTTTCCATATAATTTTACAAAATCCTACAACCATTTGGCATCAGGAAGGATATGAAGTACCTTCAACAATGTCATCATGACTTTTAAGTGGCGAACCTCAGCAATGTAACTCTTCATTATTTGAGAATTTGGAGATTCCAGAAGAAAATCGGACAGAAGCTAAAGTCCATTACAATTACGATGTCAATACAAATAACAACCAGAAGAAGAAACAAGAGCTGATATAAGCACTAACCTTCAAAGACTGCCTTCTCGTCACATAGTTAGCCGATGTCAATAGCTTTTCATATTGCTCAAAAAACTGATGATACAAATTTCATTATATTAAGATGCATCAAAAGTAGGTATAAAAATACAAGTGCATGCAATGCATGATTTTGAGTATAACATAGGACAAATGAAACTTTTTGAACCTTGAAGGGAATTCGATAACAAAATTCTTCGCACATTACTCCAAAAGAAATAAGGAAAGAGACGACAAAACCTCGTTGTAGTGAGTAGTCAGGTATTCAGAAACTGCCGATGCATGTTTAGTGAGCAGATCCTGGCAAATTTATCTATATATTCAATATTGTAAATGATAGAATAAAAATAGTTTAATGATGAAGTATGTCTGGAAAACATTTAGAAAGATGTGACCTTGAAGGTAGAAAATGCATCAGATGTAACATCAAAATTGGGTAGCTCAACAAATTTGAAGAACAACTCAAAGCTGGGAGACTCCAATATGTATCTGAAACAAGATTTATGGATTTGTTTTGTTGTGAAAAGCTCTGCAACATAAAACAAGCCTTGCATACTTGCTTTTTTCACTTCTTGAGAAACATTAAATTGGGAGCTTTTAGGACATAAAGAAAACAGTACAAGTACACGTATGTTACTTTGCAAGAGTTGGGAACTTGATACATTCCCTCAGCATATTCCCACAGTTCAGAGCAATTTCCTTGTTGTCATAGCTGTTATCCAAACCAAATAGGTAGGTCTCATTAGTCAAAACATCATTACTGAATAACACGATACGTAAATTTCGTCTACGAAATCAAGATACTCATAAAAGGGCTATTAAAAGACAAGTTGAAGAGTTGTTTTCTAAATATCGAGGATCTCACCAAACAACGAGGAAGTCGAGCAGTTCTAAATGGTTCTCCATGTATTGTAC contains:
- the LOC140830717 gene encoding uncharacterized protein, whose translation is MSFSFFKQSRPKTPQELAKAIKDSLMALDSKTVAEVKALEKALEEVEKNMTAMKTMLSGDGEIEPVADQILQLTLEICDEDVISLLFHKLPILGWETRKILVHCWSILLKQKVDSTFCCVQYMENHLELLDFLVVCYDNKEIALNCGNMLRECIKFPTLAKYILESPSFELFFKFVELPNFDVTSDAFSTFKDLLTKHASAVSEYLTTHYNEFFEQYEKLLTSANYVTRRQSLKLLSDFLLESPNSQIMKSYIAEVRHLKVMMTLLKDSSKNIQISAFHIFKVFVANPNKPRDVKVILAKNHERLLELLHNLSVGKGAEDDQFEEEKELIIKEIERVSRLAKLES